The genomic window GTAAATAAATATGCATGAGGCAGATCTATCTATTAACAAAGCTTTTCCTTTTGCCGATGTCCCCCTCTTTTCCCCGTCAGTTAAAGCTGTGGACCAAACTTCCCCAGAGGAGAATTTGAGCAATTGTCAAATTCCTTGTGGATAGTGTATTTTCTGACATGGATATGTTGAGACCTCAACACTTGAGTGTTTATATTTTCTTCAAgaaaagtaaactgcctgttgagTTCATTGAGTATTTTCTTGCGTAATTGCACAATAAAAGTCCATAAAGCTCCCCACCCAACCCAACTGGTTTTTTCTGCGAGTCGAGGCCCTTCCAAAAATCATGTGACCCAGGAGGATTTCCTTCCTGGCCCAGTGGCCTCGTTTGTAACACTGTGTTTTTCTGACCCCCGACTCGCCGCATGCAAACCCCACGCTTtgatatcatcatcatcatggacTCAACAGGACAAGGACTGAAATATATGTTCCTCTATCTATTTAAACAaacataggtgtgtgtgtgtgtcctggtgtggTCCAGTCAGGTCGAGGACAAACAGATCCTCTCCCTACTGGTGTGAGTCTCTCTAGTTGTGGTTTTATATTCACTTCTCAGCGCCCTTCAATACTTCAAGCCTCAACTGGTTTGGCAAAAAACCACTGTTACTCCACAAATAACCCACAAACCCATTTTATGATTCATAAATAATAAATCACAGCTAATTTCACTGACAGCTGTAGTAAAACCTAATCTGCTTATAATGGTGGCCTTCAATGACATCCACATCTAGACCCCATTTCTGCTGTTTGTTTCATTTAACGATTTCCCTGAAACTGGAAGACAGAAGCCGGAGTTGTAAAAAATCAACATAACACTTTCAAAGCCAAATTTGAATGGACAGACTACCTCATGTAACGCTGAACCCTCCGGTCATCAGACTGAAAACATTCACCTGGAGACTAATATTTCACTATCCCCTGTGGCATTAGTAATCTCATTTTTATATTCACTAACTTTACTATTGACTAACCTCTCAATCTTTGAGGAAATGTTGTGTCAACAAGTTGCTGTGCAACTGCAAATAGTGATCTAACTTGTGTTTTCCTCATATCAAATCAGAGAGACTGCTATAAGCCAACTTTGACAGTGAAGGGCAAAACATGTTTCATATTTCAGGCTTGACATGGAATACAAACGTACAAACACTTCTATCTCTAATTGGACTGTGATTTCCTTGGTTTCCCTAGCAGTGAAGGTCATGAAGTTATAGTGCCCTCTATAGACCTTCTTCACACATAACAAGTAACTGTGAATCAGGTTACAGGATCTTTCATTTTATTTtctcaaaagtgtgtgtgtgtgtgttggtgttgtaTTCAAGATTGAGCTGGTGCTTAAGTCTTTTCTCAACCTGAGGAGTGTAGAGCTGCAACGGCCGAAACCTCATCTGGCGGCCGATAATAGGACATCCTATGTGGGGGAATGTTGATGGGTTTCAGCCTCTCCCTGGAAAATCAAACTGGGATTTAACATGTTTCAGCATGGGTCTACTGGTCACAGATGATGTCGAGTGTGGTATGATCCGTGAGCCAAAGGTCAACAAATAAGTATAAAAAGTTTTAATACTTTGACGAGACATAACATTGCCTATTTTGGTGTGTATAACTCCAATAACAGAAGACTGTtcacagaaagtattcatacccccttattccacattttgttgtgttacagcctgaattcaaagtgtattaaataatttttttctcaccaatctacacacaatacctcatcatgacaaagtgaaaacatgtttttagattttttagcaaagtattgaaaatgaaatacagaaatatataatttatgtaagtattcacaccgctgagtcaatacatgttaaaatcacatttggcagtgattacagctgtgagtctttctgcgtaagtctctaagagcttttgcacacctggattgtacaatatttgcacattatttagTCAATCGAgttgttggtcattgctagacagccattttcaggtcttgccatagattttcaagctgatttaagtcaaaactgtaactaggccattcAGGAACAGTGTCGTCTTAATAAAAATCTCcaatgtatatttggccttgttttttaggttattgtcctgttgaaaggtgcaTTTGTCTCCCACTGTATGTTTGAAAGCAGACTCTAGGATTttgcatacccataacatgatgcagccaccaccatgcttgaaaatatgaagagtggtactctgtgttgtgttggattttccccaaacataacactttatatTCAGGACATACAATTCATTTATTTGCCACATTTGCaaaaaggatgcatgttttggaatatttttattctgtcatgtaggttagtattgtggagtaactacaatgttgttgatccatcctcagttttctcctatcacagccattaaactctaactgttttaaagtcaccattggcctcatggtaaaatccctgagtggtttccttcctctccgactcctgagttaggaaggacgcctgtatctttgtagtgactggttgtatttatacaccatccaacgtgtaattaataacttcactatactcaaagggatatatatatatatttttacccatctaccaataggtgcccttctttgcaaggctttggaaaacctacctggtctttgtggttcaacctgtgtttgaaattcactgctcgactgaggaaccgtacagataattgtatgtgtggggtaccgagatgaggtagtcatcaaaaatcatattaaacactattattgcacacagagtgagtccatgcaacttatgtgacttgttaagcaatgTTTTACTCTTGAATTTAAGCTTGCCGTAAAAAAGGGCTTAaatatttattgactcaagacatttcagcttttcattgcactttgacattatggggtattgtgtgtaggccagtgacacacaaaTCTTAatttaaaatgtggaaaaagtcaaggggtgtgaatactttctgaaggcactgtattactGTAGCTTTCCCATCACATTGTGACTAAGCTGATGTGAACTTAAGCTATTAATGATCCTGTGAATGTATCTGAGTTTCATAAATAATATACATCAGTATTAACTAACCTCTTGCCAGCCACAACGTAAAACTAAGCCCTCAGAAGAAAGGTTGACCTTACTGGTTGAAGTTGTCCTTGTGCAGGTCATGTAGATATCTGGGCATGCGGGACTTGAAGACATAGCGATAGCCAGCGTTAACGTTTTTCTTTAGAGTTTTCCTCGTTCGCTTCTTAGCCAGGTTGTAACGGCCCACTCCCACTGTGGTCTGGTTGAGGTGAAGAGAAGTGGGTGTCAATATAAGATTTAAGGTCTTTGCTCAACTTAAAACAGGTCTATTTGGTCTGTATAAAAAAAGAAAAGTAACAACAAGATGAAGATTGATGATGTCAACATCACTCACATAGTTCCCCTGCATCAGCCTCTCGGCCCTCAGGGTGAtacgaggagaggaggagaggaagggaggagggttgCGGTTCTCCACTTTGGGCAGACAAACATCTTCATAGAATCCATGACCAGAGTGTCTCTGCTGTTATTGTTTGATGTGAGTTTGAGGTATAAGACTGGAGGTGAGCCAGCTAACTACATCTGATTACTACATCTATGCTGCTAAAAGAGCAGGAGCATATTCTGAATATCACTCTAATTGCATGGATATGATCACTTGTAAACTACTTGATATTTTAACTATGTTAGTCTACAATACAATGtgtttacattgtagaatactcaTTTACATGAGTCGACTATGACAGGGCTGTACTGACCGCTGGCCGTGGATACTGGGGCAGGGAACCCAGGTAGATGCgttctgtagggagggaagggtattGCTCTAGGGTGCCAAACTTGCCGTGGTGTCTTTTCTCTGGTCGCAGAACGTCCTTACATAAGACCTTTGCTGGCTTGGCGACCGTAGCCAGATTCAGATTGGCTTTTTTCTAGGGCAGGAAGGAGGCAAAATAACCCAATTATTCAGAAATAGCATGTGAAGGTATGTCCTCAAGACAAGCAACATTCTAGCAGGGTTTTAGGTTGAAATACACATCAAACATGAGGTTTCCTTTTCAACTGCTTATCACAATGGAAAGAAAATTATGAAACATAATGTAGTACAAAAAATTATAATTTAATCAGGTCACGATGGAATGGATCAATTATCAATCTTCACAGAGGATCATGGTGACATACCATGAGATATCAATTCTCCATTTTGTCTGGCAATTCCTCTACATGCACTTTAACAGCTCTCTTAACACTCAATGATGCTCCCTTCACCCTTTTGAATATGTAATTCTTATAATTGttcttaaatatatattttttatttaaccttttatacAGGTTATTCTAATTGAGATCAAATCTAATTGAAGGGCCTAGTTACCGGGGCAGCAAAATATCCACAGGTGATTGGCTTGTCTCGTCGGCCAGTGAAGAGGTCATAGGGACCTCGTTTGCTGATGTGGCGACTAAGGAGCACCTCAGTGAAGGTCGGTAAGTTGTAGGTACCAGGACACAGACCAGAGTCCTGAacacagagagaaggaaacatCAAACACCCATAAGcatctgtctgtgttgtctgtgttgctGTTGGTGAAAAACTACATCTCCCCCTTAATCTCCCAATAAACCTTGTTCATTCATTAATATATTCTGTTTcccctatacagttgaagtcggaagtttacatacacttaggttggagtcattaaaactcgtttttcaaccactccacaaatttcttgttaacaaactagttttatcaagtcggttaggacatctactttgtgcatgacacaagtcatttttccaacaattgtttacagacagattatttcactgtatcacaattccagtgggtcagaagtttacatacactaagttgactgtgccttcaaacagcttggaaaattccatgaaattatgtcatggctttagaagcttctcaaaggctaactgacataatttgagtcaattgaaggtgtacctgtggatgtatctcaaggcctaccttcaaactcagtgcctctttgcttaacatcatgggaaaatctaaatgaatcagccaagacctcagaaaaaaaattgtagaccaccacaagtctggttcatccttgggagcaatttccaaacaccagaatgtaccacgttcatctgtacaaacaatagtttgcaagtataaacaccatggaaccacgcagacGTCATACCGCTTAGGATGGAGATGCGttgtgtctcctagagatgaacgtactttggtgggaaaagtgcaaatcaatccaagaaaaacagcaaaggacattgtgaagatgctggaggaaacaggtacaaaagtatctatatccacagtaaaacgagtcctatatcgacagaacttgaaaggccgctcagcaaggaagaaggcactgctccaaaactgccataaaaaagccagactgcggtttgcaactgcacaaggggacaaagattgtactttttggagaaatgtcctctggtctgatgaaacaaaaatagaactgtttggccataatgaccatcattatattggaggaaaaagggggaggcttgcaagccgaagaacaccatcccaaccgtgaagcacgggggtggcagcaacatgttgtgggatagatggcatcatgaaggaggaaaatgatgtggatatattgaagcaacatctcaagacatcagtcaggaagttaaagcttggttgcaaattggtcttccaaatggacaatgaccccaagcatacttccaaagttgt from Oncorhynchus masou masou isolate Uvic2021 chromosome 3, UVic_Omas_1.1, whole genome shotgun sequence includes these protein-coding regions:
- the LOC135506902 gene encoding ciliary microtubule-associated protein 2-like; the protein is MSNKKFTGAPFGTQSARFDVSGVYPSKKKIGTFTEINHCKRLISDLERNLGPGRYEVDTGDFSPQVVQSRAMGPGWKREQEMAQQAQMPHLLYRDTWLTNRFLRSRVGPGRYDIQDFTELCKKPYSVRGVCDSREERFKDFMKQTTPGPGTYGKGGIPSGLLDERRRKPIGSCPMMDFSAGVERFPDLIVDSGLCPGTYNLPTFTEVLLSRHISKRGPYDLFTGRRDKPITCGYFAAPKKANLNLATVAKPAKVLCKDVLRPEKRHHGKFGTLEQYPSLPTERIYLGSLPQYPRPAQRHSGHGFYEDVCLPKVENRNPPPFLSSSPRITLRAERLMQGNYTTVGVGRYNLAKKRTRKTLKKNVNAGYRYVFKSRMPRYLHDLHKDNFNQ